Proteins encoded together in one Meles meles chromosome 7, mMelMel3.1 paternal haplotype, whole genome shotgun sequence window:
- the INHBE gene encoding inhibin beta E chain has product MRSTEGAPAIRGSRPNPGPFPRSMGLPDVQPQLVLLWALLWAQGAGSVCPSCGGPILVPQAERALVLELAKQQILEGLHMTSRPRITHPPPQAALARALRRLQPGSVAPAKGEEVISFATITDSSTSACSSVLTFHLSTAQSHHLYHARLWLHVLPTLPGTLSLRVFRWSPRSWHPASRRLLAKHQMTAPGWHALTLPPSGLRAKESTVLKLRLNFGRLEGNATSAQQPLRLLDTAGDQRPFLELKIRPTEPGAGRARRRTPTCEPETPLCCRRDHYVDFQELGWRDWILQPEGYQLNYCSGQCPLHLAGSPGIAASFHSAVFSLLKANNPWPSGTSCCVPTARRPLSLLYLDRDGNVVKTDVPDMVVEACGCS; this is encoded by the exons ATGAGATCAACAGAAGGAGCACCTGCCATCCGGGGCTCCCGACCCAACCCAGGGCCATTCCCCAGgagcatggggctccctgatgTCCAGCCCCAGCTGGTGCTGCTATGGGCACTGCTGTGGGCACAGGGGGCAGGGTCTGTATGTCCCTCCTGTGGAGGTCCCATTCTGGTGCCCCAGGCAGAACGCGCTCTGGTACTGGAGCTAGCCAAGCAGCAGATCTTGGAGGGGCTGCACATGACCAGTCGTCCCAGAATAACTCATCCTCCACCCCAGGCAGCGCTGGCCAGAGCCCTCCGGAGACTGCAGCCAGGAAGTGTGGCTCCTGCAAAAGGGGAGGAGGTCATCAGCTTTGCTACCATCACAG ATTCCTCCACTTCAGCCTGCAGCTCCGTGCTCACCTTCCACCTGTCCACAGCTCAGTCCCACCACCTGTACCACGCTCGCCTTTGGCTGCACGTGCTCCCCACCCTTCCTGGCACTCTATCCTTGAGGGTCTTCCGATGGAGCCCAAGGAGCTGGCACCCAGCGTCCCGCAGACTCCTGGCTAAGCACCAGATGACGGCCCCGGGCTGGCACGCCCTCACTCTGCCCCCTAGTGGCTTGAGGGCCAAGGAGTCCACCGTCCTGAAGCTCCGGCTGAACTTCGGACGCCTAGAAGGCAACGCCACCTCTGCCCAGCAGCCTCTGCGGCTCCTGGACACAGCGGGAGACCAGCGGCCCTTCCTGGAGCTCAAGATCCggcccactgagcctggagcagGCCGGGCCAGGAGGAGGACCCCCACCTGTGAGCCTGAGACCCCCTTATGCTGCCGGCGAGACCACTATGTAGACTTCCAGGAACTAGGATGGCGGGACTGGATCCTGCAGCCCGAGGGGTACCAGCTGAATTACTGCAGTGGACAGTGCCCCCTACACCTGGCTGGCAGCCCTGGCATTGCTGCCTCCTTCCATTCAGCTGTCTTCAGCCTCCTCAAGGCCAACAACCCTTGGCCCTCGGGTACTTCCTGCTGTGTCCCTACTGCCCGAAGGCCTCTGTCTCTCCTCTACCTGGACCGGGATGGCAATGTGGTCAAGACAGATGTGCCAGATATGGTGGTAGAGGCCTGTGGTTGCAGCTAG